Proteins from a genomic interval of Polaribacter sejongensis:
- a CDS encoding gliding motility lipoprotein GldH produces MTTILKSNPFLIVLGSLLLLFSCDDKSDFNLYKSIDNDGWKANEKIFFEFDVKDTISPKNLFINIRNNNEYAYSNLYLITELVFPNETKVVDTLQYEMADKTGRFLGVGFTEIKENKLFYKEKKAFPVSGNYTFNVRHAMRKNGEVKPIEFLKGIQDVGFSIEN; encoded by the coding sequence ATGACAACAATTCTGAAAAGTAATCCTTTTTTAATTGTTTTAGGATCTCTTTTATTGCTGTTTTCTTGTGATGATAAATCAGATTTTAATCTATATAAATCAATAGATAATGATGGTTGGAAAGCGAATGAGAAAATATTTTTTGAGTTTGATGTAAAAGACACTATTTCTCCAAAAAATCTATTTATCAATATTAGAAATAATAATGAGTATGCCTATAGTAATTTGTACCTTATTACAGAGCTTGTTTTTCCTAATGAAACAAAGGTTGTAGATACTTTACAATACGAAATGGCAGATAAAACAGGACGTTTTTTAGGTGTTGGTTTTACAGAGATTAAAGAAAATAAATTATTTTATAAAGAAAAAAAGGCATTTCCAGTTTCTGGAAATTATACATTTAATGTGCGCCATGCAATGCGTAAAAATGGAGAAGTAAAACCAATTGAATTTTTAAAAGGAATTCAGGATGTTGGTTTTAGCATAGAAAATTAA
- a CDS encoding penicillin-binding protein 1A yields the protein MTQKKTTDFKKYIKWFWLLVLGGFASILLLFLIASWGGLGKLPTFEELENPENNLATEIISSDGKTLGKYATENRTPIKFTDLPDNLIKALVATEDERFFEHSGIDFKGTARAILKPGSGGASTITQQLAKMLFTGRASRNIFLRVGQKVKEWVVATKLERQYTKNEILTMYLNKYDFINQAVGIRSAARIYFGKEPKELEVQESAMLVGMLKNASLFNPLRRAERVKNRRDVVLKQMNRSEFISEQEKDSLQALDLGLDIHKEGHSDGSATYFRTYLQKYLRKWVEENPKPNGEEYNIFRDGLKIYVTIDSRMQKYAEEAIEEHMSNLQSYFFTEQKRNKTAPFYDIKESEINRILERAKKNSDRYKRLKIAGKSNKYIDEVFKTKTEMSVFSWKGDIDTIMSPIDSVRYYKYFLRAGLLSIEPQSGHIKAWVGGVNNKHFKYDAVAQQKRQVGSTFKPFVYAAAINQLKLSPCDEFPNIPYTIPKGKYGIPKAWTPENASRKYGGMLSLKDGLAGSVNTMSARLIDMVGPENVVRLAKSAGIESDIPANPSIALGAVDLSLLEMVSAYSTFANQGLRVAPMILTRIEDKNGTVLEEFTPETKEVLSEESAYVVLDLLKGVTQSGSGVRLRLTWKRADYITGNPYGFKNPIAGKTGTTQNQSDGWFMGIVPNLATGVWTGGEDRATHFAGIAKGQGATMALPSWALYMQKVYADETLNVSKEDFEKPANLSINIDCNDTSDDEDTPIDVDTDF from the coding sequence ATGACACAGAAGAAAACGACAGATTTTAAAAAATATATTAAATGGTTTTGGTTGCTAGTCCTAGGTGGATTTGCATCAATATTATTATTGTTTTTAATTGCTTCTTGGGGTGGTTTAGGAAAATTACCAACGTTTGAAGAGTTAGAGAATCCAGAAAATAACTTAGCTACAGAAATTATTTCTTCAGATGGTAAAACATTGGGTAAATATGCTACAGAAAATAGAACACCTATTAAATTTACTGATTTACCAGATAATTTAATAAAAGCATTAGTAGCAACGGAAGATGAACGTTTTTTTGAGCATTCTGGTATCGATTTTAAAGGAACTGCAAGAGCTATCTTAAAACCCGGAAGTGGAGGTGCTAGTACAATTACACAGCAATTAGCAAAAATGTTATTTACTGGTAGAGCTTCTAGAAATATCTTTCTAAGAGTTGGTCAAAAAGTAAAAGAATGGGTGGTTGCTACAAAATTAGAAAGACAGTATACTAAAAACGAAATTCTTACAATGTACTTAAATAAGTACGATTTTATAAACCAAGCAGTTGGTATTCGTTCTGCAGCTCGTATTTATTTTGGTAAAGAACCAAAAGAATTAGAGGTGCAAGAATCTGCAATGTTGGTAGGGATGTTAAAAAATGCATCACTATTTAATCCTTTAAGAAGAGCTGAACGTGTAAAAAATCGTAGGGATGTTGTGTTAAAACAAATGAACCGTAGCGAATTTATTTCAGAACAAGAAAAAGATTCTTTACAGGCATTAGATTTAGGTTTAGATATTCATAAAGAAGGACATAGTGATGGTTCTGCAACTTATTTTAGAACGTATTTACAAAAATATTTAAGAAAATGGGTAGAGGAAAATCCGAAACCAAATGGAGAAGAATACAATATTTTTAGAGACGGTTTAAAGATTTATGTAACTATAGATTCTAGAATGCAAAAATATGCGGAAGAAGCTATTGAAGAACATATGTCTAATTTACAGTCTTACTTTTTTACAGAACAAAAAAGAAACAAAACAGCACCTTTTTATGATATAAAAGAATCTGAAATTAACAGAATTTTAGAAAGAGCTAAGAAAAACTCAGATAGATATAAGCGATTAAAAATTGCAGGAAAATCTAATAAGTATATTGATGAAGTTTTCAAAACAAAAACAGAAATGAGTGTTTTTTCTTGGAAAGGTGATATTGATACTATTATGTCTCCAATAGATTCTGTAAGATATTATAAATACTTTTTACGTGCTGGATTGTTATCTATTGAGCCACAATCTGGTCATATTAAAGCTTGGGTAGGAGGTGTTAATAACAAACATTTTAAATATGATGCTGTTGCGCAACAGAAAAGGCAAGTAGGTTCTACCTTTAAGCCATTTGTATATGCTGCTGCAATTAATCAATTAAAACTATCTCCTTGCGATGAGTTTCCAAACATACCTTATACAATTCCAAAAGGAAAATATGGAATACCTAAAGCTTGGACTCCAGAAAATGCAAGTAGAAAGTATGGTGGAATGCTAAGTTTAAAAGATGGTTTAGCGGGTTCTGTAAATACAATGTCTGCAAGATTAATAGATATGGTTGGTCCAGAAAATGTAGTGCGTTTAGCAAAATCTGCTGGTATAGAAAGTGATATCCCTGCAAACCCTTCTATTGCATTAGGAGCCGTAGATTTATCATTATTAGAAATGGTAAGTGCCTATTCTACATTTGCAAATCAAGGTTTACGAGTTGCACCAATGATTTTAACAAGAATCGAAGATAAAAATGGAACTGTTTTAGAAGAATTTACACCAGAAACGAAAGAAGTTTTAAGCGAAGAATCTGCTTACGTTGTGTTAGATTTATTAAAGGGAGTTACCCAATCTGGTTCTGGTGTTCGTTTACGTTTGACTTGGAAAAGAGCAGATTATATTACAGGTAATCCTTATGGATTTAAAAATCCAATTGCTGGTAAAACAGGGACTACTCAAAATCAATCAGATGGTTGGTTTATGGGGATTGTACCTAATTTAGCAACAGGTGTTTGGACTGGTGGAGAAGATAGAGCAACTCATTTTGCAGGTATTGCAAAAGGACAAGGGGCTACAATGGCTTTACCTTCTTGGGCATTATATATGCAAAAAGTATATGCAGATGAAACGTTAAATGTGAGTAAGGAAGATTTTGAAAAACCAGCTAATTTATCAATCAATATCGACTGTAATGATACATCTGATGATGAGGATACTCCTATAGATGTAGATACCGATTTTTAG
- a CDS encoding CoA transferase subunit A — MINKKVKNVEDALKGVKNGMTFMLGGFGLCGIPENAISELVKLDIRNVTCISNNAGVDDFGLGLLLQNKQIKKMISSYVGENDEFERQMLSGELEVELTPQGTLAEKCRAAQAGFPAFYTPAGYGTEVAEGKETREFDGKMYVLEPAFKADFAFVKAWKGDAAGNLIFKGTSRNFNPNMCGAATITVAEVEEMVEVGELDPNNIHIPGIFVQRIFQGKDYEKRIEQRTVRNRE; from the coding sequence ATGATCAATAAAAAGGTAAAAAACGTAGAAGATGCTTTAAAAGGCGTTAAAAATGGAATGACTTTTATGTTGGGTGGTTTTGGTTTATGTGGAATCCCAGAAAATGCAATTTCAGAACTTGTAAAACTAGATATTAGAAATGTTACTTGTATTTCTAATAATGCAGGTGTAGATGATTTTGGTTTAGGCTTATTGCTTCAAAATAAACAAATCAAAAAAATGATTTCTTCTTATGTAGGAGAAAATGATGAGTTTGAACGGCAAATGTTATCTGGAGAGTTAGAAGTAGAGTTAACTCCACAAGGAACGTTAGCAGAAAAATGTAGAGCTGCACAAGCTGGTTTTCCTGCATTTTATACACCTGCAGGTTACGGAACAGAAGTTGCAGAAGGAAAAGAAACCAGAGAGTTTGATGGCAAAATGTATGTTTTAGAGCCTGCTTTTAAAGCCGATTTTGCCTTTGTAAAAGCTTGGAAAGGTGATGCAGCAGGTAATTTAATCTTTAAAGGAACTTCTAGAAATTTTAATCCGAATATGTGTGGCGCCGCAACAATTACAGTGGCTGAAGTAGAAGAGATGGTTGAGGTTGGAGAACTAGATCCAAACAATATTCATATTCCTGGAATATTTG